The Cucumis melo cultivar AY chromosome 6, USDA_Cmelo_AY_1.0, whole genome shotgun sequence genome includes a region encoding these proteins:
- the LOC127149935 gene encoding uncharacterized protein LOC127149935 — protein sequence MPPRRGARRGGGRGGRGAGRGQPAEQPAAPPVNPDVPVNPNAPVTQADLAAMEQRYQAMLQAALAPFLAAQQNQAAPVQDQPVVPPAPVQDQPVIPPAPVEAQPVPVQLSAEAKHLRDFRKYNPKTFDGSLDNPFRAQLWLTSIETIFRYMKCPEDQKVQCAAFCLEDRGTAWWETAERALGGDASKITWEQFRESFYAKFFSANVKHAKLQEFLNLEQGKLSVEQYDAEFDLLSRFAPDVVRDEAARTERFVNGLRLDLQGFVRALRPTTHADALRIALDLSLHERAGQSKVVGTGSASGQKRKAEAQPDVVPQQTPRSGGVFQRHRRELAAAGRTLRELPTCTTCGKVHGGQCLAGSGVCFRCRQPGHTADACPRKPLETTPRQPSAPQQGRVFATNRQEAERASTVVTGTLPILGHYALVLFDSGSSHSFISSIFVKHAGLEVEPLGSALSVSTPSGEVLLSKEKIRACWVEIANHTLNVTLLVLDMQDFDLRERRNLVKILEKFEREG from the coding sequence atgccgccacgtagaggtgcacgccgaggaggtggcaggggaggcagaggagccggtcgtggccaaccggcggagcaacctgccgcgccgccagtcaaccccgacgtaccagtcaaccctaatgcaccggtcactcaggcggatctcgccgcaatggagcagcgttaccaggccatgctgcaagctgctctagcgccgttcctcgctgctcagcagaaccaggccgcccctgttcaggaccagcctgtagtccctccagcccctgttcaggaccagcccgtcatccctccagccccggtggaagcccagccggtgccagtacaactgtcagctgaggccaagcacttgagggattttaggaagtacaacccgaagactttcgacggatccttggacaacccctttagagcccagctgtggttgacatccatagagacgatcttcaggtacatgaagtgcccagaagaccagaaggtgcagtgtgcagctttctgtttggaggatagggggactgcctggtgggagactgctgagagggcgctgggaggagatgccagcaagatcacatgggagcaattcagggagagcttttatgctaagttcttctctgccaacgtgaagcacgccaagctccaagaattcctaaacttggagcaaggcaaactgagcgtggaacagtatgatgccgagttcgacctgttgtcccgttttgcccctgatgtggtaagggatgaggccgccaggactgagagatttgttaatggcctcaggttagacctccagggttttgtacgagctcttcgaccaaccactcatgcggatgctctacgcatagcactggatctgagcctgcatgagagagctggtcaatctaaggttgtcggcacagggtcagcctcgggacagaagaggaaggcggaGGCGCAGCCCGACGTAGTACCACAGCAGACtccgaggtcaggaggtgtcttccagagacaccgtcgggagctggcagcagctgggagaactttgagagagctacccacttgtactacctgtgggaaggtccatggaggacaatgtttagctgggagtggagtctgcttcaggtgcaggcagccggggcacactgctgatgcgtgtcctcggaaacccttagaGACGACGCCACGTCAGCCTTCTGCtccccagcaggggagagtctttgccacgaaccggcaggaggccgagcgagctagtacggtggtgacaggtacgctcccaatcttggggcattatgctttggtactatttgactcggggtcatcgcattcatttatatcctctatttttgtcaagcatgcgggtttagaagtagaaccgttgggtagtgccttgtctgtctctactccttctggagaggtccttttgtctaaggaaaaaataagggCATGTTGGGTAGAAATAGCAAACCATACCTTGAACGTAACTTTACTGGTGCTAGATATGCAAGATTTCGAT